A single Arachis stenosperma cultivar V10309 unplaced genomic scaffold, arast.V10309.gnm1.PFL2 arast.V10309.gnm1.Scaffold_100074, whole genome shotgun sequence DNA region contains:
- the LOC130960135 gene encoding ribosomal protein S1, mitochondrial-like — MMSIYLSRSFPRSNSSLFLCSRKALQSEVLRLGEEFFLVDAGPGTPRICMKEEPTGVPINRATRFENKVGSLDLVASESLIKKRILERFFIDLVAGESLIKERAAARFNDKVGSTDVVAGEPLLLLPRRFRKNRAWMELNKIWRTNTKVKGFIIKRVKGGYSVAIAGFITFLPFRSHNKRKGKKRSNDRFTIASINPKRTNIVVLAADQTIDERKRDEKKKKFFSIPKRNLTSPDNTLSL, encoded by the coding sequence ATGATGAGCATCTATTTGAGTCGATCATTTCCAAGATCTAATTCCAGTTTATTCTTATGTAGTAGAAAGGCCTTACAATCTGAAGTTTTACGCTTAGGGGAAGAATTTTTCTTGGTGGATGCAGGACCTGGGACCCCCAGAATTTGTATGAAAGAAGAGCCTACAGGAGTGCCAATCAACCGAGCCACCAGGTTTGAGAATAAGGTGGGATCCCTGGATCTAGTGGCAAGTGAATCACTGATCAAAAAGAGGATTTTGGAGAGATTCTTCATCGATCTAGTGGCCGGCGAATCGCTGATCAAAGAGCGAGCAGCCGCCAGGTTTAATGATAAGGTGGGATCCACAGATGTAGTGGCTGGTGaaccgcttcttcttcttccacgaAGATTCAGAAAAAACCGAGCTTGGATGGAACTGAACAAGATTTGGCGAACGAATACAAAGGTAAAAGGCTTTATTATTAAGAGAGTCAAAGGAGGTTATTCAGTAGCCATCGCGGGTTTCATAACTTTTCTTCCATTCCGTTCTCACAACAAAAGGAAAGGGAAAAAGAGATCGAATGATCGATTCACCATTGCGAGCATTAACCCCAAAAGGACGAATATTGTGGTGTTAGCGGCAGatcaaacaattgatgagcGAAAACGtgacgaaaaaaaaaagaagtttttTTCAATTCCGAAGCGAAACCTAACGTCTCCTGATAACACTCTATCCCTTTAa
- the LOC130960137 gene encoding ATP synthase subunit 9, mitochondrial — MTRMEKFEMLEGAKSMGAGAATIASAGAAVGIGNVFSSLIHSVARNPSLAKQLFGYAILGFALTEAIALFALMMAFLILFVF; from the coding sequence ATGACGAGAATGGAGAAATTCGAGATGTTAGAAGGTGCAAAATCAATGGGTGCCGGAGCTGCTACAATTGCTTCAGCGGGAGCTGCTGTAGGTATCGGAAACGTATTCAGTTCATTAATTCATTCCGTGGCAAGAAATCCATCATTGGCAAAACAGTTATTCGGATATGCAATCCTGGGCTTTGCTCTAACCGAGGCTATTGCCTTGTTCGCATTAATGATGGCCTTTCTGATTCTCTTTGTTTTCTAA
- the LOC130960136 gene encoding BON1-associated protein 2-like, whose amino-acid sequence MASPAKMQEQVLEINLISAQGLQPPSSPRRRLQTYALTWIDPSTKLRTRVDKVGGHNPTWNDKFLASDTSGISVAIYAVGTFRLIGTVRFLISNILSSPADPDAARTPCFSAVQIRRPSGRFHGVMNIGAMVVEASDFPALHKISAIGYRDLMGMKIKHHRRKRNRSPRRRR is encoded by the coding sequence atgGCGTCGCCGGCGAAGATGCAGGAGCAAGTATTGGAGATCAACTTGATCTCAGCACAAGGACTGCAGCCACCTTCGTCTCCACGGCGGAGGCTCCAAACCTACGCCCTCACATGGATCGACCCCTCCACCAAGCTCCGAACCCGAGTCGACAAGGTTGGCGGCCACAACCCTACCTGGAACGACAAGTTCCTCGCCAGCGACACCTCCGGAATCTCCGTCGCCATCTACGCCGTCGGCACCTTCCGCCTCATCGGCACCGTCAGGTTCCTCATCAGCAACATCCTCTCCTCTCCCGCCGACCCCGACGCCGCCAGAACACCCTGCTTCAGCGCCGTCCAGATTCGCCGGCCGTCGGGGAGGTTCCACGGCGTCATGAACATCGGCGCCATGGTCGTGGAAGCCTCCGACTTCCCGGCGCTGCACAAGATCTCGGCGATAGGGTACCGCGACCTCATGGGAATGAAGATAAAGCACCACCGGAGGAAGCGAAACCGAAGCCCGCGGCGGCGGCGTTGA